In the genome of Crassaminicella thermophila, the window ATATTCCTCATTTCTTCTTGCGATTTTTTTAATAAATCTTCTCCTTCAAAGAATATCTCTCCACTAACAATTTCCCCTGGTGGATTAGGAACTAACTGCATGATTCCTAAAGCAGTAGTAGTCTTTCCAGCTCCTGTTTCTCCTACAAAACCAAGTGTTTCTCCTTTTCCTAATTGTAAGTTTAAATTTTCAACTGCATGAACAATTCCATTATCTGTTTTATAGTGAATTGTTAGATTTTTAATATCTAACAATTTATCTGTATTGCTCATTTTATCACACTCCTAAGTATAAACTAATTTTTCAACTTCGGATCTAAAGCATCTCTTAAACCGTCTCCTAGAAAGTTTAATGCTAGTATTGTAATCATAATAGCTAACCCTGGGAACAATGTCATATAAGCATAATCCCTAATATAGCCTCTTCCTCCAGATAGCATAGCTCCCCATTCAGGCGTTGGAGGTTGAATCCCTAAACCGATAAAACTAAGTCCAGCAGCAGTCAATATTGCAAAAGCAACCCCTAGTGTAGCTTGTACAATAATAGGCGCTAAGCAGTTTGGTAATATATGCTTAAATATGATCCGTATATCGCTAGAACCCACAGACCTTGCTGCTTCAATAAACTCTTGTTCTCTTATAGAAAGAACAGAAGCACGAACTAATCTTGCATACTGTGGTATAGAAGATATTCCTACAGCAATCATTAAATTGATAAGCCCTGGTCCTAAAGAAGCAGCAATAGAAATAGCCAAAAGAATTTGAGGAATAGAAAGCAAAACATCCATACACCTCATAATAAAATTATCTACCATTCCACCATAATAGCCTGCTATAGCCCCTAAAAAACCTCCTATAACTACAGAAATACTCACTGCAATAAACCCTACTTCTAATGAAATCCTTGAACCATAGATAATTCTACTAAAAATATCTCTTCCAAATTCATCCGTTCCAAATAAATGCTTAAAAGATGGACTTTTAAAAGCATTACTAAGTTCTTGATCATCATATCCATAAGGTGCAATCACATCTGCAAAAATAGCTGTAAGTATTAATAAACAAACAATAAAAAGTCCAATCATAGCCATATGACTTTTTCTTAATCTCCTAATAACTTCCCAAAAATTGCTTTTTCTCTTTTTTATTACATTCTCTTGTTTTTGACTTTTAGCTTCTAAAGTTTTTGTACTCAATTTTTAATCCTCCTTTCCCTATCTATACTGAGCTCTTATTCTTGGATCAACATATGCATATAATAAATCAACCAATAAATTTACCACACTAAAAGCAATCGCTATATATAACACCCCTCCTTGGACAATTGGATAATCTCTCATTTTTATAGCCTCTACCATTAATCTTCCAACGCCAGGTACAGAAAAAATCACTTCAGTAAGTACTGCTCCTCCAAGTAAAATTCCAAACTGTATACCTGCAATAGTAATAACTGGAATAAGTGCATTTCCTAATGCATGTCTCAAAATAACCAGTCTCTCTTTTTGTCCTTTTGCTCTTACAGTTCTTATGTAATCTTGACGAATAACTTCTAACATACTTGAACGTGTCATACGTGTAATAATAGCTATTGACTGTGCTCCTAAGGTAAGTGCTGGCAAAATCATATGTTTGAAACTATAAAATCCTGAAGAAGGAAGCCAGCCAAGTTTTACAGCAAAAAATAATATAAGTAATAATCCTAACCAAAATACAGGCATAGATATTCCAATAAGAGCAAATACCATCACTACCGAATCAAATACAGAATACTGCTTTATAGCAGATATAATCCCAAAAGGTATACCAATAATAACTGCAATTACCATTGATAAGGATGCAAGTTTTAAAGTTGTTGGAAATACATTTAGTAGTTCTTGTGTTACTGGTCTTTTTGTTATATATGATCTTCCTAAATCATGCTTTATAGTTGCTTTATAAACATATCGTCCAAATTGCACAAAAAAAGGATCATTTAATCCCATCTCTTCCCTTAATTCATCTACAGCTTCTTGTGGTGCTTGTTCTCCAAGAACCATTCTAGCAGGATCTCCAGGTGTTAAATATAATAATGTAAAAACAATGAAGGCAACACCAATCAAAACAGGAATCAACAACAATACCCTTCGTGAAACATACTTTAACATTTATACCCCTCCTTTTAGCTATGCCAAAAATCTATACTAGATAAGAGCATAGTTTCCTATGCCCTTATCAAAAGTCATTATTGTTGATCTTCAAAATAAACATTATAAAGTTTGTGATATCCAAATGGACTTGGTGTAAATCCTTTTACATTCTTTCTCACACCTACGACTTGCTCTCCATTGTTTAAAAATACCCATGGAGATTTTTCTCTAATAAGCTTTTGAATTTCATAGTATACTTCTTGTCTTTCTTTAGAATCCTCTAATAGTCTTCCTTTTTCAATAAGTTCATCAACTTTTTCATCTCCAAAGAAAGTAAAGTTATTATTTCCTTTCATAGAAGAATGAAATGGACCATATAAAGCCATATCAGGATCTGGTGTTTGACAAGTCCATCCAACAATAAACATATCTTGTTGTTTTTGCTTTAGGCCCTCTAAATAAGCACTCCATTCAAGTACTTGTATCTCAACCTCAATACCGATTTGCTTTAATTGATTTTGAATAATTGTTGCCATATCAATTCTTTCTTTTTTATCATTTGTCCAAAGAACAGTCTTAAATCCATCTTTATATCCTGCTTCAGCTAAAAGTTTTTTTGCTTTCTCTACATCATAGTCAGGTTTTCCTAAGTTTGCATTATAATAATTTACATTTGGAGCAACAGGTCCTATAGCAACTCCGCCAACACCTCTAAATACAGATTTTACAATAGATTCTGTATCAAGTGCATAACTAATAGCTTGACGAACTCTTTCATCATCAAATGGTGCCTTTTCACAGTTAAATCCAAGATAGGTTGTTGAGTTATCTAT includes:
- the nikC gene encoding nickel transporter permease encodes the protein MSTKTLEAKSQKQENVIKKRKSNFWEVIRRLRKSHMAMIGLFIVCLLILTAIFADVIAPYGYDDQELSNAFKSPSFKHLFGTDEFGRDIFSRIIYGSRISLEVGFIAVSISVVIGGFLGAIAGYYGGMVDNFIMRCMDVLLSIPQILLAISIAASLGPGLINLMIAVGISSIPQYARLVRASVLSIREQEFIEAARSVGSSDIRIIFKHILPNCLAPIIVQATLGVAFAILTAAGLSFIGLGIQPPTPEWGAMLSGGRGYIRDYAYMTLFPGLAIMITILALNFLGDGLRDALDPKLKN
- the nikB gene encoding nickel ABC transporter permease, translating into MLKYVSRRVLLLIPVLIGVAFIVFTLLYLTPGDPARMVLGEQAPQEAVDELREEMGLNDPFFVQFGRYVYKATIKHDLGRSYITKRPVTQELLNVFPTTLKLASLSMVIAVIIGIPFGIISAIKQYSVFDSVVMVFALIGISMPVFWLGLLLILFFAVKLGWLPSSGFYSFKHMILPALTLGAQSIAIITRMTRSSMLEVIRQDYIRTVRAKGQKERLVILRHALGNALIPVITIAGIQFGILLGGAVLTEVIFSVPGVGRLMVEAIKMRDYPIVQGGVLYIAIAFSVVNLLVDLLYAYVDPRIRAQYR